In Apis cerana isolate GH-2021 linkage group LG6, AcerK_1.0, whole genome shotgun sequence, the following are encoded in one genomic region:
- the LOC107993458 gene encoding helicase POLQ-like isoform X1, translating into MDNKVLKNIENDNENEINVNVDQKTLNSFINEWSICDIFNTDENNAKTQYFDNNEEKKEKKSSEIIQNTLNFSQNEINTHWQDNTFLDKMFSQFDSYDQKKNVLECSTQVIHTSKNSEKYSEKTHVTEGMNSIHLLKNKQQDVKFLKRYSDTVNYNNIIPNKICCLDNELKEQNININTNLNNDTFYGLSNKIKELFLKIRGINTLYQWQDDCLNLDAIKNRKNLIYALPTSGGKTLVAEILMLQELTCNKKNAIFILPFVAIVQEKIQAMTPFALELGFLVEEYAATKGTFPPKKRRKKNSIYICTIEKALGLINSLIEEKRLHEIGIIVVDELHLLGENGGRGATLEVLLTKVLYINDNIHIIGMSATIGNLEEIATFLNADLYTGNFRPIEIKEYVKCDENIWLVDLKTEELLTDVKKINYRYSKDAAIIDPDRIAGLVMDIIPEHSCLIFCSSRKNCENVALLLTKVLPKSLQDYKRDKKQNLLNALKNEEGLCPILNKTINFGVVYHHSGLTSEERRLLEDAFKIGTLCVICCTSTLATGINLPARRVILRSPYIGNQFLNLSRYKQMVGRAGRAGMGNIGESILICKNNELQKITELLKSKMDDSLSTLHIDKDRGINNLILSAILFSMATTRYELHKIVKKTLLNIQQKRLNVNIKQIVDETITDFLKSGIIKIKEKERNVNILKPNVSVMFPSQEISSSPTTIETKKKRIIKLTNNSKLELCSLGRAAMKGCIDMECAYTLYQDLKKAQEHLILLDYLHLLYLVTPYNIISQIKPIGFIYYDMIIKLSETQMKTARLLGINEVNISKIRDGLMPKNVEPRVIHRFYVTLILYDLWNQHAVYKIAEKYDISRGIVQNLLTAVSSFAFSVIRFCQELDEFWAFKDLLNVFSKKLSYCCPLELEALMDLPLVKISRARQLYNAGFKTIQAIAKTQPIELQEKIPYLSKKVAMQIIEGAKLLIVEKIENLQDETEDILDGIHVNTLKGF; encoded by the exons atggataataaagtattaaaaaacattgaaaatgataatgaaaatgagataaatgttaatgtagatcaaaaaactttaaatagttttataaatgaatggagtatttgtgatatatttaatacagatGAAAATAATGCGAAAAcacaatattttgataataatgaagagaaaaaagaaaagaagtcatcagaaattatacaaaatactttaaatttttctcagaatgaaataaatactcATTGGCaggataatacatttttagataaaatgttTTCACAATTTGATTCatatgatcaaaaaaaaaatgttttagaaTGTTCTACTCAg gttATTCATACatcaaaaaattctgaaaaatattctgaaaaaacaCATGTTACAGAAGGAATGAattcaatacatttattaaaaaataagcaacaagatgttaaatttcttaaaagataCTCAGATACagttaattataacaatattattccaaataaaatatgttgtttagataatgaattaaaagaacaaaatataaatattaatacaaatttaaataatgatacattTTATGGTTTAtcaaataagataaaagaacttttcttaaaaattagagGCATTAATACATTGtatc AATGGCAAGatgattgtttaaatttagatgcaataaagaatagaaaaaatttaatttatgcccTTCCTACTAGTGGAGGTAAAACATTGGTTgcagaaatattaatgttgCAAGAACttacatgtaataaaaaaaatgcaatatttatattaccatTTGTTGCTATAGTACAAGAAAAA attcaaGCAATGACACCATTTGCACTTGAGTTAGGTTTTTTGGTTGAAGAATATGCTGCTACAAAAGGAACTTTTCCTCCCAAAAAacgtcgtaaaaaaaatagcatatatatatgtactatagAGAAAGCATTAggtttaataaatagtttaatagaagaaaaacgTCTTCATGAA attggTATTATAGTTGTTGATGAATTACATCTTCTTGGAGAAAATGGAGGAAGGGGTGCTACATTAGAAGTTCTTTTAACAAAAGTACTTTATATTAATG ataatattcaCATTATTGGAATGAGTGCAACAATAGgtaatttagaagaaatagcaacatttttaaatgcaGATTTATATACTGGAAATTTTCGAcctattgaaattaaagaatatgtaaaatgtgatgaaaatatttggttagttgatttaaaaacagaagaattattaacagatgtaaaaaaaattaattatcgt TATTCAAAGGATGCAGCAATCATAGATCCTGATCGAATAGCAGGTCTGGTAATGGATATAATTCCAGAACATTCATGTCTCATATTTTGTTCTTCTcgtaaaaattgtgaaaatgttGCTCTATTATTAACTAAAGTTTTAcctaa atcATTACAAGATTACAAAAgggataaaaaacaaaatttattaaatgcacttaaaaatgaagaaggtCTTTGTCCTATCTTAAATAAAACCATAAATTTTGGTGTAGTCTATCATCATTCTGGTCTTACATCTGAGGAAAGACGATTATTAGAAGATGCTTTTAAAATAGGGACTCTTTGCGTAATATGTTGTACATCAACACTAGCAACTGGAATAAATTTACCAGCAAGAAgg gTAATATTAAGAAGTCCATATATTGGGAatcagtttttaaatttaagtagaTATAAACAAATGGTAGGAAGAGCTGGTCGTGCAGGTATGGGAAATATAGGAGAGAGTATActcatatgtaaaaataatgaattgcaaaag ataacagaacttttaaaatctaaaatggaTGATTCTTTAAGTACATTACATATAGATAAAGATAgaggtataaataatttaattttaagtgctatattattttctatggcAACAACTAGATATGAATTAcacaaaatagtaaaaaaaacattacttaatattcaacaaaaacgtttaaatgtaaatattaagcAAATTGTAGATGAAACAATAACTGATTTTCTAAAAAgtggtataataaaaataaaagaaaaagaaagaaatgttaatatattaaaaccaaATGTAAGTGTTATGTTTCCATCACAGGAAATATCTTCTTCTCCTACAActatagaaacaaaaaaaaaacgaataataaagcttaccaataattctaaattagaattatgtaGTCTTGGACGTGCAGCTATGAAag GTTGTATTGATATGGAATGTGcatatacattatatcaaGACTTAAAAAAAGCACAGGaacatttaattcttcttgactatttacatttattatatcttgttacaccatataatataatatcacaaataaaaccaataggatttatttattatgatatg ataattaaattatcagaaACACAAATGAAAACAGCTAGACTTTTAGGAATTAATGAAGTAAACATAAGTAAAATACGTGATGGATTAATGCCTaaa AATGTAGAACCAAGAGTGATTCATAGATTTTATGTAACATTAATACTATATGATTTATGGAATCAACATGCAGTGTACAAGATTgcagaaaaatatgatataagcAGAGGTATTGTACAAAATCTTTTAACTGCTGTATCATCATTTGCATTTTCCGTAATTCGATTTTGTCAG GAATTAGATGAATTTTGGgcatttaaagatttattaaatgtattcagtaaaaaattatcttactgTTGTCCCCTAGAATTAGAAGCATTAATGGATTTACCTTTAGTTAAAatt AGTAGAGCACGACAATTATATAATGCTGGATTTAAAACAATACAAGCCATAGCTAAAACTCAACCAATAGagttacaagaaaaaattccatatttaagtaaaaaggTTGCAATGCAAATTATTGAGGGTgctaaa ttATTAATAGtggagaaaatagaaaatctacAAGATGAAACTGAAGATATTTTAGATGGAATACACGTGAATACTTTAAaaggattttaa
- the LOC107993458 gene encoding helicase POLQ-like isoform X3 has translation MDNKVLKNIENDNENEINVNVDQKTLNSFINEWSICDIFNTDENNAKTQYFDNNEEKKEKKSSEIIQNTLNFSQNEINTHWQDNTFLDKMFSQFDSYDQKKNVLECSTQVIHTSKNSEKYSEKTHVTEGMNSIHLLKNKQQDVKFLKRYSDTVNYNNIIPNKICCLDNELKEQNININTNLNNDTFYGLSNKIKELFLKIRGINTLYQWQDDCLNLDAIKNRKNLIYALPTSGGKTLVAEILMLQELTCNKKNAIFILPFVAIVQEKIQAMTPFALELGFLVEEYAATKGTFPPKKRRKKNSIYICTIEKALGLINSLIEEKRLHEIGIIVVDELHLLGENGGRGATLEVLLTKVLYINDNIHIIGMSATIGNLEEIATFLNADLYTGNFRPIEIKEYVKCDENIWLVDLKTEELLTDVKKINYRYSKDAAIIDPDRIAGLVMDIIPEHSCLIFCSSRKNCENVALLLTKVLPKSLQDYKRDKKQNLLNALKNEEGLCPILNKTINFGVVYHHSGLTSEERRLLEDAFKIGTLCVICCTSTLATGINLPARRVILRSPYIGNQFLNLSRYKQMVGRAGRAGMGNIGESILICKNNELQKEISSSPTTIETKKKRIIKLTNNSKLELCSLGRAAMKGCIDMECAYTLYQDLKKAQEHLILLDYLHLLYLVTPYNIISQIKPIGFIYYDMIIKLSETQMKTARLLGINEVNISKIRDGLMPKNVEPRVIHRFYVTLILYDLWNQHAVYKIAEKYDISRGIVQNLLTAVSSFAFSVIRFCQELDEFWAFKDLLNVFSKKLSYCCPLELEALMDLPLVKISRARQLYNAGFKTIQAIAKTQPIELQEKIPYLSKKVAMQIIEGAKLLIVEKIENLQDETEDILDGIHVNTLKGF, from the exons atggataataaagtattaaaaaacattgaaaatgataatgaaaatgagataaatgttaatgtagatcaaaaaactttaaatagttttataaatgaatggagtatttgtgatatatttaatacagatGAAAATAATGCGAAAAcacaatattttgataataatgaagagaaaaaagaaaagaagtcatcagaaattatacaaaatactttaaatttttctcagaatgaaataaatactcATTGGCaggataatacatttttagataaaatgttTTCACAATTTGATTCatatgatcaaaaaaaaaatgttttagaaTGTTCTACTCAg gttATTCATACatcaaaaaattctgaaaaatattctgaaaaaacaCATGTTACAGAAGGAATGAattcaatacatttattaaaaaataagcaacaagatgttaaatttcttaaaagataCTCAGATACagttaattataacaatattattccaaataaaatatgttgtttagataatgaattaaaagaacaaaatataaatattaatacaaatttaaataatgatacattTTATGGTTTAtcaaataagataaaagaacttttcttaaaaattagagGCATTAATACATTGtatc AATGGCAAGatgattgtttaaatttagatgcaataaagaatagaaaaaatttaatttatgcccTTCCTACTAGTGGAGGTAAAACATTGGTTgcagaaatattaatgttgCAAGAACttacatgtaataaaaaaaatgcaatatttatattaccatTTGTTGCTATAGTACAAGAAAAA attcaaGCAATGACACCATTTGCACTTGAGTTAGGTTTTTTGGTTGAAGAATATGCTGCTACAAAAGGAACTTTTCCTCCCAAAAAacgtcgtaaaaaaaatagcatatatatatgtactatagAGAAAGCATTAggtttaataaatagtttaatagaagaaaaacgTCTTCATGAA attggTATTATAGTTGTTGATGAATTACATCTTCTTGGAGAAAATGGAGGAAGGGGTGCTACATTAGAAGTTCTTTTAACAAAAGTACTTTATATTAATG ataatattcaCATTATTGGAATGAGTGCAACAATAGgtaatttagaagaaatagcaacatttttaaatgcaGATTTATATACTGGAAATTTTCGAcctattgaaattaaagaatatgtaaaatgtgatgaaaatatttggttagttgatttaaaaacagaagaattattaacagatgtaaaaaaaattaattatcgt TATTCAAAGGATGCAGCAATCATAGATCCTGATCGAATAGCAGGTCTGGTAATGGATATAATTCCAGAACATTCATGTCTCATATTTTGTTCTTCTcgtaaaaattgtgaaaatgttGCTCTATTATTAACTAAAGTTTTAcctaa atcATTACAAGATTACAAAAgggataaaaaacaaaatttattaaatgcacttaaaaatgaagaaggtCTTTGTCCTATCTTAAATAAAACCATAAATTTTGGTGTAGTCTATCATCATTCTGGTCTTACATCTGAGGAAAGACGATTATTAGAAGATGCTTTTAAAATAGGGACTCTTTGCGTAATATGTTGTACATCAACACTAGCAACTGGAATAAATTTACCAGCAAGAAgg gTAATATTAAGAAGTCCATATATTGGGAatcagtttttaaatttaagtagaTATAAACAAATGGTAGGAAGAGCTGGTCGTGCAGGTATGGGAAATATAGGAGAGAGTATActcatatgtaaaaataatgaattgcaaaag GAAATATCTTCTTCTCCTACAActatagaaacaaaaaaaaaacgaataataaagcttaccaataattctaaattagaattatgtaGTCTTGGACGTGCAGCTATGAAag GTTGTATTGATATGGAATGTGcatatacattatatcaaGACTTAAAAAAAGCACAGGaacatttaattcttcttgactatttacatttattatatcttgttacaccatataatataatatcacaaataaaaccaataggatttatttattatgatatg ataattaaattatcagaaACACAAATGAAAACAGCTAGACTTTTAGGAATTAATGAAGTAAACATAAGTAAAATACGTGATGGATTAATGCCTaaa AATGTAGAACCAAGAGTGATTCATAGATTTTATGTAACATTAATACTATATGATTTATGGAATCAACATGCAGTGTACAAGATTgcagaaaaatatgatataagcAGAGGTATTGTACAAAATCTTTTAACTGCTGTATCATCATTTGCATTTTCCGTAATTCGATTTTGTCAG GAATTAGATGAATTTTGGgcatttaaagatttattaaatgtattcagtaaaaaattatcttactgTTGTCCCCTAGAATTAGAAGCATTAATGGATTTACCTTTAGTTAAAatt AGTAGAGCACGACAATTATATAATGCTGGATTTAAAACAATACAAGCCATAGCTAAAACTCAACCAATAGagttacaagaaaaaattccatatttaagtaaaaaggTTGCAATGCAAATTATTGAGGGTgctaaa ttATTAATAGtggagaaaatagaaaatctacAAGATGAAACTGAAGATATTTTAGATGGAATACACGTGAATACTTTAAaaggattttaa
- the LOC107993458 gene encoding helicase POLQ-like isoform X2 has protein sequence MDNKVLKNIENDNENEINVNVDQKTLNSFINEWSICDIFNTDENNAKTQYFDNNEEKKEKKSSEIIQNTLNFSQNEINTHWQDNTFLDKMFSQFDSYDQKKNVLECSTQVIHTSKNSEKYSEKTHVTEGMNSIHLLKNKQQDVKFLKRYSDTVNYNNIIPNKICCLDNELKEQNININTNLNNDTFYGLSNKIKELFLKIRGINTLYQWQDDCLNLDAIKNRKNLIYALPTSGGKTLVAEILMLQELTCNKKNAIFILPFVAIVQEKIQAMTPFALELGFLVEEYAATKGTFPPKKRRKKNSIYICTIEKALGLINSLIEEKRLHEIGIIVVDELHLLGENGGRGATLEVLLTKVLYINDNIHIIGMSATIGNLEEIATFLNADLYTGNFRPIEIKEYVKCDENIWLVDLKTEELLTDVKKINYRYSKDAAIIDPDRIAGLVMDIIPEHSCLIFCSSRKNCENVALLLTKVLPKSLQDYKRDKKQNLLNALKNEEGLCPILNKTINFGVVYHHSGLTSEERRLLEDAFKIGTLCVICCTSTLATGINLPARRVILRSPYIGNQFLNLSRYKQMVGRAGRAGMGNIGESILICKNNELQKITELLKSKMDDSLSTLHIDKDRGINNLILSAILFSMATTRYELHKIVKKTLLNIQQKRLNVNIKQIVDETITDFLKSGIIKIKEKERNVNILKPNVSVMFPSQEISSSPTTIETKKKRIIKLTNNSKLELCSLGRAAMKGCIDMECAYTLYQDLKKAQEHLILLDYLHLLYLVTPYNIISQIKPIGFIYYDMIIKLSETQMKTARLLGINEVNISKIRDGLMPKNVEPRVIHRFYVTLILYDLWNQHAVYKIAEKYDISRGIVQNLLTAVSSFAFSVIRFCQELDEFWAFKDLLNVFSKKLSYCCPLELEALMDLPLVKISRARQLYNAGFKTIQAIAKTQPIELQEKIPYLSKKVAMQIIEGAKVNYLVDYIY, from the exons atggataataaagtattaaaaaacattgaaaatgataatgaaaatgagataaatgttaatgtagatcaaaaaactttaaatagttttataaatgaatggagtatttgtgatatatttaatacagatGAAAATAATGCGAAAAcacaatattttgataataatgaagagaaaaaagaaaagaagtcatcagaaattatacaaaatactttaaatttttctcagaatgaaataaatactcATTGGCaggataatacatttttagataaaatgttTTCACAATTTGATTCatatgatcaaaaaaaaaatgttttagaaTGTTCTACTCAg gttATTCATACatcaaaaaattctgaaaaatattctgaaaaaacaCATGTTACAGAAGGAATGAattcaatacatttattaaaaaataagcaacaagatgttaaatttcttaaaagataCTCAGATACagttaattataacaatattattccaaataaaatatgttgtttagataatgaattaaaagaacaaaatataaatattaatacaaatttaaataatgatacattTTATGGTTTAtcaaataagataaaagaacttttcttaaaaattagagGCATTAATACATTGtatc AATGGCAAGatgattgtttaaatttagatgcaataaagaatagaaaaaatttaatttatgcccTTCCTACTAGTGGAGGTAAAACATTGGTTgcagaaatattaatgttgCAAGAACttacatgtaataaaaaaaatgcaatatttatattaccatTTGTTGCTATAGTACAAGAAAAA attcaaGCAATGACACCATTTGCACTTGAGTTAGGTTTTTTGGTTGAAGAATATGCTGCTACAAAAGGAACTTTTCCTCCCAAAAAacgtcgtaaaaaaaatagcatatatatatgtactatagAGAAAGCATTAggtttaataaatagtttaatagaagaaaaacgTCTTCATGAA attggTATTATAGTTGTTGATGAATTACATCTTCTTGGAGAAAATGGAGGAAGGGGTGCTACATTAGAAGTTCTTTTAACAAAAGTACTTTATATTAATG ataatattcaCATTATTGGAATGAGTGCAACAATAGgtaatttagaagaaatagcaacatttttaaatgcaGATTTATATACTGGAAATTTTCGAcctattgaaattaaagaatatgtaaaatgtgatgaaaatatttggttagttgatttaaaaacagaagaattattaacagatgtaaaaaaaattaattatcgt TATTCAAAGGATGCAGCAATCATAGATCCTGATCGAATAGCAGGTCTGGTAATGGATATAATTCCAGAACATTCATGTCTCATATTTTGTTCTTCTcgtaaaaattgtgaaaatgttGCTCTATTATTAACTAAAGTTTTAcctaa atcATTACAAGATTACAAAAgggataaaaaacaaaatttattaaatgcacttaaaaatgaagaaggtCTTTGTCCTATCTTAAATAAAACCATAAATTTTGGTGTAGTCTATCATCATTCTGGTCTTACATCTGAGGAAAGACGATTATTAGAAGATGCTTTTAAAATAGGGACTCTTTGCGTAATATGTTGTACATCAACACTAGCAACTGGAATAAATTTACCAGCAAGAAgg gTAATATTAAGAAGTCCATATATTGGGAatcagtttttaaatttaagtagaTATAAACAAATGGTAGGAAGAGCTGGTCGTGCAGGTATGGGAAATATAGGAGAGAGTATActcatatgtaaaaataatgaattgcaaaag ataacagaacttttaaaatctaaaatggaTGATTCTTTAAGTACATTACATATAGATAAAGATAgaggtataaataatttaattttaagtgctatattattttctatggcAACAACTAGATATGAATTAcacaaaatagtaaaaaaaacattacttaatattcaacaaaaacgtttaaatgtaaatattaagcAAATTGTAGATGAAACAATAACTGATTTTCTAAAAAgtggtataataaaaataaaagaaaaagaaagaaatgttaatatattaaaaccaaATGTAAGTGTTATGTTTCCATCACAGGAAATATCTTCTTCTCCTACAActatagaaacaaaaaaaaaacgaataataaagcttaccaataattctaaattagaattatgtaGTCTTGGACGTGCAGCTATGAAag GTTGTATTGATATGGAATGTGcatatacattatatcaaGACTTAAAAAAAGCACAGGaacatttaattcttcttgactatttacatttattatatcttgttacaccatataatataatatcacaaataaaaccaataggatttatttattatgatatg ataattaaattatcagaaACACAAATGAAAACAGCTAGACTTTTAGGAATTAATGAAGTAAACATAAGTAAAATACGTGATGGATTAATGCCTaaa AATGTAGAACCAAGAGTGATTCATAGATTTTATGTAACATTAATACTATATGATTTATGGAATCAACATGCAGTGTACAAGATTgcagaaaaatatgatataagcAGAGGTATTGTACAAAATCTTTTAACTGCTGTATCATCATTTGCATTTTCCGTAATTCGATTTTGTCAG GAATTAGATGAATTTTGGgcatttaaagatttattaaatgtattcagtaaaaaattatcttactgTTGTCCCCTAGAATTAGAAGCATTAATGGATTTACCTTTAGTTAAAatt AGTAGAGCACGACAATTATATAATGCTGGATTTAAAACAATACAAGCCATAGCTAAAACTCAACCAATAGagttacaagaaaaaattccatatttaagtaaaaaggTTGCAATGCAAATTATTGAGGGTgctaaagtaaattatttagtagattatatttattaa
- the LOC107993458 gene encoding helicase POLQ-like isoform X4 — MDNKVLKNIENDNENEINVNVDQKTLNSFINEWSICDIFNTDENNAKTQYFDNNEEKKEKKSSEIIQNTLNFSQNEINTHWQDNTFLDKMFSQFDSYDQKKNVLECSTQVIHTSKNSEKYSEKTHVTEGMNSIHLLKNKQQDVKFLKRYSDTVNYNNIIPNKICCLDNELKEQNININTNLNNDTFYGLSNKIKELFLKIRGINTLYQWQDDCLNLDAIKNRKNLIYALPTSGGKTLVAEILMLQELTCNKKNAIFILPFVAIVQEKIQAMTPFALELGFLVEEYAATKGTFPPKKRRKKNSIYICTIEKALGLINSLIEEKRLHEIGIIVVDELHLLGENGGRGATLEVLLTKVLYINDNIHIIGMSATIGNLEEIATFLNADLYTGNFRPIEIKEYVKCDENIWLVDLKTEELLTDVKKINYRYSKDAAIIDPDRIAGLVMDIIPEHSCLIFCSSRKNCENVALLLTKVLPKSLQDYKRDKKQNLLNALKNEEGLCPILNKTINFGVVYHHSGLTSEERRLLEDAFKIGTLCVICCTSTLATGINLPARRVILRSPYIGNQFLNLSRYKQMVGRAGRAGMGNIGESILICKNNELQKITELLKSKMDDSLSTLHIDKDRGINNLILSAILFSMATTRYELHKIVKKTLLNIQQKRLNVNIKQIVDETITDFLKSGIIKIKEKERNVNILKPNVSVMFPSQEISSSPTTIETKKKRIIKLTNNSKLELCSLGRAAMKGCIDMECAYTLYQDLKKAQEHLILLDYLHLLYLVTPYNIISQIKPIGFIYYDMIIKLSETQMKTARLLGINEVNISKIRDGLMPKLFHT, encoded by the exons atggataataaagtattaaaaaacattgaaaatgataatgaaaatgagataaatgttaatgtagatcaaaaaactttaaatagttttataaatgaatggagtatttgtgatatatttaatacagatGAAAATAATGCGAAAAcacaatattttgataataatgaagagaaaaaagaaaagaagtcatcagaaattatacaaaatactttaaatttttctcagaatgaaataaatactcATTGGCaggataatacatttttagataaaatgttTTCACAATTTGATTCatatgatcaaaaaaaaaatgttttagaaTGTTCTACTCAg gttATTCATACatcaaaaaattctgaaaaatattctgaaaaaacaCATGTTACAGAAGGAATGAattcaatacatttattaaaaaataagcaacaagatgttaaatttcttaaaagataCTCAGATACagttaattataacaatattattccaaataaaatatgttgtttagataatgaattaaaagaacaaaatataaatattaatacaaatttaaataatgatacattTTATGGTTTAtcaaataagataaaagaacttttcttaaaaattagagGCATTAATACATTGtatc AATGGCAAGatgattgtttaaatttagatgcaataaagaatagaaaaaatttaatttatgcccTTCCTACTAGTGGAGGTAAAACATTGGTTgcagaaatattaatgttgCAAGAACttacatgtaataaaaaaaatgcaatatttatattaccatTTGTTGCTATAGTACAAGAAAAA attcaaGCAATGACACCATTTGCACTTGAGTTAGGTTTTTTGGTTGAAGAATATGCTGCTACAAAAGGAACTTTTCCTCCCAAAAAacgtcgtaaaaaaaatagcatatatatatgtactatagAGAAAGCATTAggtttaataaatagtttaatagaagaaaaacgTCTTCATGAA attggTATTATAGTTGTTGATGAATTACATCTTCTTGGAGAAAATGGAGGAAGGGGTGCTACATTAGAAGTTCTTTTAACAAAAGTACTTTATATTAATG ataatattcaCATTATTGGAATGAGTGCAACAATAGgtaatttagaagaaatagcaacatttttaaatgcaGATTTATATACTGGAAATTTTCGAcctattgaaattaaagaatatgtaaaatgtgatgaaaatatttggttagttgatttaaaaacagaagaattattaacagatgtaaaaaaaattaattatcgt TATTCAAAGGATGCAGCAATCATAGATCCTGATCGAATAGCAGGTCTGGTAATGGATATAATTCCAGAACATTCATGTCTCATATTTTGTTCTTCTcgtaaaaattgtgaaaatgttGCTCTATTATTAACTAAAGTTTTAcctaa atcATTACAAGATTACAAAAgggataaaaaacaaaatttattaaatgcacttaaaaatgaagaaggtCTTTGTCCTATCTTAAATAAAACCATAAATTTTGGTGTAGTCTATCATCATTCTGGTCTTACATCTGAGGAAAGACGATTATTAGAAGATGCTTTTAAAATAGGGACTCTTTGCGTAATATGTTGTACATCAACACTAGCAACTGGAATAAATTTACCAGCAAGAAgg gTAATATTAAGAAGTCCATATATTGGGAatcagtttttaaatttaagtagaTATAAACAAATGGTAGGAAGAGCTGGTCGTGCAGGTATGGGAAATATAGGAGAGAGTATActcatatgtaaaaataatgaattgcaaaag ataacagaacttttaaaatctaaaatggaTGATTCTTTAAGTACATTACATATAGATAAAGATAgaggtataaataatttaattttaagtgctatattattttctatggcAACAACTAGATATGAATTAcacaaaatagtaaaaaaaacattacttaatattcaacaaaaacgtttaaatgtaaatattaagcAAATTGTAGATGAAACAATAACTGATTTTCTAAAAAgtggtataataaaaataaaagaaaaagaaagaaatgttaatatattaaaaccaaATGTAAGTGTTATGTTTCCATCACAGGAAATATCTTCTTCTCCTACAActatagaaacaaaaaaaaaacgaataataaagcttaccaataattctaaattagaattatgtaGTCTTGGACGTGCAGCTATGAAag GTTGTATTGATATGGAATGTGcatatacattatatcaaGACTTAAAAAAAGCACAGGaacatttaattcttcttgactatttacatttattatatcttgttacaccatataatataatatcacaaataaaaccaataggatttatttattatgatatg ataattaaattatcagaaACACAAATGAAAACAGCTAGACTTTTAGGAATTAATGAAGTAAACATAAGTAAAATACGTGATGGATTAATGCCTaaa ttatttCATACATAA